Proteins encoded in a region of the Kryptolebias marmoratus isolate JLee-2015 linkage group LG14, ASM164957v2, whole genome shotgun sequence genome:
- the gal3st1b gene encoding galactosylceramide sulfotransferase translates to MSWIKGFKCTTMIRGLIPWILMTNVMLVLYSLSSPNQLTVRVPQEETCPLSATKSPQKSKALVPQSSKSEECSPKVNVMFMKTHKTASSTILNILFRFGEKHKLRFAFPDGRNDFFYPSPFLCSQVKGYRPGECFNIVCNHMRFNQAEVAKLLPPDAVYITILRDPVDLFESAFHYYHRVVPLTWGIGGENKLAEFLNSPQSFYNPKAFNSFYLKNLLFFDFGFDNNLEANDSQIEKGIQHLAGHFHLVLIAEYFEESLILLKDLLCWSMEDILYFKLNVRKSSFVSRLDPEMRAKALQWNWADWKLYQHFNATFWARVEVYGRERMQRDVRELRRRNAEMKAICIEGKDAVEAQKIQNSRFLPWQPVGEKSILGYNMRQDIDPKFRTICEKMLTPEIQYLSDLGVSLWITRLWGWLTNKIY, encoded by the exons ATGTCTTGGATCAAAGGATTTAAATGCACAACTATGATTCGAGGGTTGATACCCTGGATTTTAATGACCAACGTCATGCTGGTCCTGTACAGCTTGTCAAGCCCGAACCAATTGACTGTcag GGTCCCCCAGGAAGAAACATGTCCTCTCAGCGCCACAAAATCGCCACAGAAAAGCAAAGCGCTGGTCCCTCAAAGCTCTAAGTCTGAAGAGTGCTCCCCCAAGGTGAACGTCATGTTCATGAAGACCCATAAGACCGCGAGCAGCACCATCCTCAACATCCTCTTCAGGTTCGGGGAGAAGCACAAGCTCAGGTTCGCCTTCCCTGACGGGCGCAATGACTTCTTCTACCCATCGCCGTTCCTGTGCTCCCAGGTGAAGGGCTACAGGCCGGGGGAGTGTTTCAACATCGTGTGCAACCACATGCGCTTCAACCAGGCAGAGGTGGCCAAACTCCTGCCTCCAGACGCTGTGTACATCACCATCCTACGTGACCCGGTGGACCTCTTTGAGTCGGCCTTCCATTACTACCACAGGGTGGTTCCACTTACGTGGGGCATCGGTGGGGAGAACAAGCTGGCAGAGTTTCTGAACAGTCCTCAGTCCTTCTACAATCCGAAGGCTTTTAACTCGTTCTACCtaaaaaatctgctgtttttcgACTTTGGTTTTGATAACAACCTGGAAGCCAATGATTCTCAGATCGAGAAAGGCATTCAGCACTTAGCCGGTCACTTTCATCTGGTCCTCATCGCAGAATACTTTGAGGAATCTTTGATTCTTTTGAAAGATTTACTTTGCTGGAGCATGGAGGACATCCTGTATTTCAAGCTTAATGTTCGCAAGAGCTCATTTGTGTCCCGGCTGGACCCCGAGATGAGGGCCAAAGCTTTACAGTGGAACTGGGCCGACTGGAAACTCTACCAGCACTTTAATGCAACCTTCTGGGCCAGAGTGGAGGTCTACGGCAGAGAAAGGATGCAACGGGACGTAAGAGAACTGAGGAGAAGAAATGCCGAGATGAAGGCCATCTGTATCGAGGGTAAGGATGCAGTCGAGGCCCAAAAGATTCAGAACTCACGTTTCCTGCCTTGGCAGCCGGTTGGAGAGAAATCCATCCTGGGGTACAACATGAGACAAGATATTGATCCCAAATTCAGGACGATTTGTGAAAAAATGCTCACACCTGAAATACAATACTTATCGGACTTGGGAGTAAGCCTTTGGATTACCAGACTATGGGGTTGGCTGACGAATAAAATTTACTGA